Proteins from one Panicum virgatum strain AP13 chromosome 7K, P.virgatum_v5, whole genome shotgun sequence genomic window:
- the LOC120642767 gene encoding beta-fructofuranosidase, insoluble isoenzyme 7-like isoform X1, which produces MNSKQHLHHGRHGRTAYHFQPAKNWMNDPNGPLYHNGMYHFFYQYNPHDPLFGAGKLSWGHSASGDLVNWAFLGTALDPTSTFDVRGCWSGSTTAMPDGRLAILYTGRDADEVQVQNVAFARNPSDLLLLEWDKPSFNPIIPQPADVTGNNFRDPTTAWLGRDGLWRFAIAAEVDGVGSTVIYRSADFVSWERNALPLHASPGIPCWECPDFFPVAEQGTEGLDTSANGAGVRHVLKLSKAADEDYYVVGRYDDEADTFVPVEDGEQADVRNWRRIDHGHLFAAKSFFDARRKRRVLWAWVDEMDSRSDDVAKGWTGIQSFPRALWLDTDGKQLVQWPVEEIETLRRKQVTLLGAVVGSGGLHEIAGIETLQADVEVVFEIPNLKEAEQLDPKWLQDPQKLCAEKGAAVQGAVGPFGLTVMASGDMREQTTIFFRVFKHDDAYKVLMCTDLTRSSTKEGVQKPIYAGFVDMDVEKDKSVSLRTLIDHSVIESFGGGGRTCITARVYPEHVATGRNHLYVFNNGLDAVKVSKLEAWELATASVNVEDDGLLALLPPMVVPILSDDAE; this is translated from the exons ATGAACAGCAAGCAGCACCTGCACCATGGTCGCCATGGCAGGACTGCCTACCATTTCCAGCCTGCCAAGAACTGGATGAACG ATCCAAACg GGCCTTTGTACCACAACGGCATGTACCACTTCTTCTACCAGTACAACCCGCATGACCCGTTGTTTGGCGCCGGCAAGCTCTCCTGGGGCCACTCCGCCTCCGGCGACCTCGTCAACTGGGCCTTCCTCGGCACGGCGCTCGATCCGACGTCGACCTTCGACGTCCGGGGCTGCTGGTCGGGGTCGACCACCGCGATGCCCGACGGCCGCCTCGCCATCCTCTACACCGGACGCGACGCCGACGAGGTGCAGGTGCAGAACGTGGCCTTCGCCAGGAACCCATCGGACCTGCTCCTCCTCGAGTGGGACAAGCCCAGCTTCAACCCGATCATCCCGCAGCCGGCGGACGTGACGGGCAACAACTTCCGCGACCCTACCACGGCGTGGCTCGGCCGCGACGGGCTGTGGAggttcgccatcgccgccgaggtcgACGGCGTCGGCTCCACCGTAATCTACCGGAGCGCGGACTTCGTCAGCTGGGAGCGGAACGCCCTGCCGCTGCACGCCTCGCCGGGCATCCCCTGCTGGGAGTGCCCCGACTTCTTTCCCGTGGCGGAGCAGGGCACGGAAGGGCTGGACACGTCGGCGAACGGCGCCGGCGTGAGGCACGTGCTCAAGCTCAGCAAGGCCGCCGACGAGGACTACTACGTGGTCGGGCGGTACGACGACGAGGCCGACACGTTCGTGCCGGTGGAGGACGGCGAGCAGGCCGACGTCCGGAACTGGCGCCGGATCGACCACGGCCACCTGTTCGCGGCCAAGTCGTTCTTCGACGCGCGCAGGAAACGGCGCGTGCTCTGGGCGTGGGTCGACGAGATGGACAGCCGCTCCGACGACGTCGCCAAGGGCTGGACCGGCATTCAg TCGTTTCCGAGAGCCCTGTGGCTGGACACCGACGGGAAGCAGCTGGTGCAGTGGCCGGTGGAGGAGATCGAGACGCTGCGGAGGAAACAAGTCACTCTGCTGGGCGCGGTGGTGGGCTCCGGCGGGCTGCACGAGATCGCCGGCATCGAGACCCTGCAGGCGGACGTGGAGGTGGTGTTCGAGATCCCGAACCTCAAGGAGGCCGAGCAGCTCGACCCCAAGTGGCTGCAAGATCCCCAGAAGTTGTGCGCAGAGAAGGGCGCCGCTGTGCAGGGCGCCGTCGGGCCGTTCGGGCTGACCGTGATGGCGTCCGGCGACATGCGGGAGCAGACCACCATCTTCTTCAGGGTGTTCAAGCACGACGACGCGTACAAGGTTCTCATGTGCACTGACCTGACAAG GTCATCGACCAAAGAGGGAGTGCAGAAACCGATTTATGCAGGATTTGTGGACATGGATGTGGAGAAAGACAAGAGCGTATCGCTGAGAACACTG ATTGATCACTCTGTCATTGAGAGCTTCGGCGGTGGGGGCCGGACTTGCATCACGGCTCGAGTGTACCCCGAGCACGTCGCTACAGGCAGAAACCACTTGTATGTGTTCAACAATGGGTTGGATGCGGTGAAGGTGTCCAAGCTCGAGGCCTGGGAGCTTGCCACGGCAAGCGTCAATGTTGAAGATGACGGCCTGCTTGCACTGCTGCCGCCGATGGTTGTTCCAATCCTATCGGATGACGCTGAATAG
- the LOC120642767 gene encoding beta-fructofuranosidase, insoluble isoenzyme 7-like isoform X2 yields MNSKQHLHHGRHGRTAYHFQPAKNWMNDPNGPLYHNGMYHFFYQYNPHDPLFGAGKLSWGHSASGDLVNWAFLGTALDPTSTFDVRGCWSGSTTAMPDGRLAILYTGRDADEVQVQNVAFARNPSDLLLLEWDKPSFNPIIPQPADVTGNNFRDPTTAWLGRDGLWRFAIAAEVDGVGSTVIYRSADFVSWERNALPLHASPGIPCWECPDFFPVAEQGTEGLDTSANGAGVRHVLKLSKAADEDYYVVGRYDDEADTFVPVEDGEQADVRNWRRIDHGHLFAAKSFFDARRKRRVLWAWVDEMDSRSDDVAKGWTGIQSFPRALWLDTDGKQLVQWPVEEIETLRRKQVTLLGAVVGSGGLHEIAGIETLQADVEVVFEIPNLKEAEQLDPKWLQDPQKLCAEKGAAVQGAVGPFGLTVMASGDMREQTTIFFRVFKHDDAYKVLMCTDLTRSSTKEGVQKPIYAGFVDMDVEKDKSVSLRTL; encoded by the exons ATGAACAGCAAGCAGCACCTGCACCATGGTCGCCATGGCAGGACTGCCTACCATTTCCAGCCTGCCAAGAACTGGATGAACG ATCCAAACg GGCCTTTGTACCACAACGGCATGTACCACTTCTTCTACCAGTACAACCCGCATGACCCGTTGTTTGGCGCCGGCAAGCTCTCCTGGGGCCACTCCGCCTCCGGCGACCTCGTCAACTGGGCCTTCCTCGGCACGGCGCTCGATCCGACGTCGACCTTCGACGTCCGGGGCTGCTGGTCGGGGTCGACCACCGCGATGCCCGACGGCCGCCTCGCCATCCTCTACACCGGACGCGACGCCGACGAGGTGCAGGTGCAGAACGTGGCCTTCGCCAGGAACCCATCGGACCTGCTCCTCCTCGAGTGGGACAAGCCCAGCTTCAACCCGATCATCCCGCAGCCGGCGGACGTGACGGGCAACAACTTCCGCGACCCTACCACGGCGTGGCTCGGCCGCGACGGGCTGTGGAggttcgccatcgccgccgaggtcgACGGCGTCGGCTCCACCGTAATCTACCGGAGCGCGGACTTCGTCAGCTGGGAGCGGAACGCCCTGCCGCTGCACGCCTCGCCGGGCATCCCCTGCTGGGAGTGCCCCGACTTCTTTCCCGTGGCGGAGCAGGGCACGGAAGGGCTGGACACGTCGGCGAACGGCGCCGGCGTGAGGCACGTGCTCAAGCTCAGCAAGGCCGCCGACGAGGACTACTACGTGGTCGGGCGGTACGACGACGAGGCCGACACGTTCGTGCCGGTGGAGGACGGCGAGCAGGCCGACGTCCGGAACTGGCGCCGGATCGACCACGGCCACCTGTTCGCGGCCAAGTCGTTCTTCGACGCGCGCAGGAAACGGCGCGTGCTCTGGGCGTGGGTCGACGAGATGGACAGCCGCTCCGACGACGTCGCCAAGGGCTGGACCGGCATTCAg TCGTTTCCGAGAGCCCTGTGGCTGGACACCGACGGGAAGCAGCTGGTGCAGTGGCCGGTGGAGGAGATCGAGACGCTGCGGAGGAAACAAGTCACTCTGCTGGGCGCGGTGGTGGGCTCCGGCGGGCTGCACGAGATCGCCGGCATCGAGACCCTGCAGGCGGACGTGGAGGTGGTGTTCGAGATCCCGAACCTCAAGGAGGCCGAGCAGCTCGACCCCAAGTGGCTGCAAGATCCCCAGAAGTTGTGCGCAGAGAAGGGCGCCGCTGTGCAGGGCGCCGTCGGGCCGTTCGGGCTGACCGTGATGGCGTCCGGCGACATGCGGGAGCAGACCACCATCTTCTTCAGGGTGTTCAAGCACGACGACGCGTACAAGGTTCTCATGTGCACTGACCTGACAAG GTCATCGACCAAAGAGGGAGTGCAGAAACCGATTTATGCAGGATTTGTGGACATGGATGTGGAGAAAGACAAGAGCGTATCGCTGAGAACACTG TGA
- the LOC120642768 gene encoding beta-fructofuranosidase, insoluble isoenzyme 7-like isoform X1 → MAGLPLAAVAFHLCLLASSSAALRLAPETTGEGRHVGRTAYHFQPAKNWQNDPNGPMYYNGMYHFFYQYNPHGALWDMGNLSWGHSVSGDLVNWAALDTALDPTAPFDINGCWSGSSTILPGGTPAILYTGIDANNEQVQNVAFPKNPADPLLREWVKPSYNPVIALPADVPGDKFRDPSTAWLGRDGLWRIAVSAEVSGVASTLVYRSADFRRWEQNAAPLHSSRAAGMVECPDLFPVKQHGKDGLDTSANGPGVSHVLKLSVMDTLQDYYMVGRYDDAADTFAPAEPERGDDVRNWRRFDYGHVYASKSFFDARKNRRVLWSWANESDSQADDVARGWSGVQTVPRKVWLDKDGKQLRQWPIEEIETLRRKRVGLRRDSDTVLNAGAMNEIVGVAGSQADVEVAFKIPRLEAAESLDPNWLLDPQKLCGEKGASVPSGVGPFGLIVMASGDLPEHTAVFFRVFRHHGDYKLLMCTDLTKSSTRAGVYKPPYGGFVDIDIKEHKTIKLRTLIDHSVVESYGAEGRACITARVYPEHAQTSNSHMFVFNNGTGTVKVTKLEAWELATATVNVGDEGFIVSESKDETESY, encoded by the exons atggcggggCTTCctctcgccgccgtcgcgttcCACCTCtgcctcctcgcgtcctcgtcCGCCGCTCTCCGGCTGGCCCCCGAGACCACGGGCGAGGGCCGCCATGTCGGCAGGACGGCCTACCACTTCCAGCCAGCCAAGAACTGGCAGAACG ATCCGAATG GTCCCATGTACTACAACGGCATGTACCACTTCTTCTACCAGTACAACCCGCACGGCGCGCTCTGGGACATGGGCAACCTCTCCTGGGGCCACTCCGTCTCCGGCGACCTCGTCAACTGGGCGGCCCTGGACACGGCGCTCGACCCGACGGCGCCGTTCGACATCAACGGCTGCTGGTCGGGCTCCTCCACCATCCTCCCCGGCGGCACCCCGGCCATTCTCTACACGGGCATTGACGCCAACAACGAGCAGGTCCAGAACGTGGCGTTCCCCAAGAACCCGGCCGACCCGCTCCTCCGCGAGTGGGTCAAGCCCAGCTACAACCCTGTGATCGCGCTCCCCGCCGACGTCCCCGGCGACAAGTTCCGGGACCCCTCGACGGCGTGGCTCGGCCGCGACGGGCTCTGGCGCATCGCGGTGTCCGCCGAGGTCAGCGGCGTCGCGTCCACGCTGGTGTACCGCAGCGCCGACTTCCGGCGCTGGGAGCAGAACGCCGCGCCGCTGCACtcgtcgcgcgccgccggcaTGGTGGAGTGCCCGGACCTGTTCCCGGTGAAGCAGCACGGCAAGGACGGGCTCGACACGTCGGCGAACGGCCCCGGGGTGAGCCACGTGCTCAAGCTCAGCGTGATGGACACTCTCCAGGACTACTACATGGTCGGCCGGTACGACGACGCGGCGGACACGTTCGCGCCGGCGGAGCCCGAGCGCGGCGACGACGTCCGGAACTGGCGGCGGTTCGACTACGGGCACGTGTACGCGTCCAAGTCCTTCTTCGACGCGCGCAAGAATCGCCGCGTCCTGTGGTCGTGGGCCAACGAGTCCGACAGCCAGGCCGACGACGTCGCCAGGGGCTGGTCCGGCGTTCAG ACGGTGCCGAGGAAGGTGTGGCTGGACAAGGACGGGAAGCAGCTGCGGCAGTGGCCCATCGAGGAGATCGAGACGCTGAGGAGGAAGCGCGTCGGCCTACGCCGTGACAGTGACACGGTGCTGAACGCCGGAGCCATGAACGAGATCGTCGGCGTCGCCGGGTCGCAGGCGGACGTGGAGGTCGCGTTCAAGATCCCGAGGCTGGAGGCGGCCGAGTCACTCGACCCCAACTGGCTGCTGGACCCGCAGAAGCTGTGCGGGGAGAAGGGCGCCTCCGTGCCCAGCGGTGTCGGCCCGTTCGGACTCATCGTGATGGCCTCCGGCGACCTGCCGGAGCACACCGCCGTGTTCTTCCGGGTGTTCAGGCACCATGGTGACTACAAGCTCCTCATGTGCACCGACCTGACAAAGTCATCTACTCGAGCTGGGGTGTACAAGCCGCCCTATGGAGGATTCGTGGACATCGACATCAAGGAGCACAAGACCATCAAGCTAAGAACCCTG ATTGACCATTCGGTGGTGGAGAGCTACGGCGCCGAGGGGAGGGCCTGCATCACGGCTCGGGTGTACCCCGAGCACGCGCAGACGAGCAACAGCCACATGTTCGTGTTCAACAACGGGACGGGCACGGTGAAGGTGACCAAGCTGGAGGCGTGGGAGCTCGCGACGGCCACCGTGAACGTTGGAGACGAAGGCTTCATTGTGTCTGAATCCAAAGACGAAACTGAATCATATTAG
- the LOC120642768 gene encoding beta-fructofuranosidase, insoluble isoenzyme 7-like isoform X2 yields the protein MYYNGMYHFFYQYNPHGALWDMGNLSWGHSVSGDLVNWAALDTALDPTAPFDINGCWSGSSTILPGGTPAILYTGIDANNEQVQNVAFPKNPADPLLREWVKPSYNPVIALPADVPGDKFRDPSTAWLGRDGLWRIAVSAEVSGVASTLVYRSADFRRWEQNAAPLHSSRAAGMVECPDLFPVKQHGKDGLDTSANGPGVSHVLKLSVMDTLQDYYMVGRYDDAADTFAPAEPERGDDVRNWRRFDYGHVYASKSFFDARKNRRVLWSWANESDSQADDVARGWSGVQTVPRKVWLDKDGKQLRQWPIEEIETLRRKRVGLRRDSDTVLNAGAMNEIVGVAGSQADVEVAFKIPRLEAAESLDPNWLLDPQKLCGEKGASVPSGVGPFGLIVMASGDLPEHTAVFFRVFRHHGDYKLLMCTDLTKSSTRAGVYKPPYGGFVDIDIKEHKTIKLRTLIDHSVVESYGAEGRACITARVYPEHAQTSNSHMFVFNNGTGTVKVTKLEAWELATATVNVGDEGFIVSESKDETESY from the exons ATGTACTACAACGGCATGTACCACTTCTTCTACCAGTACAACCCGCACGGCGCGCTCTGGGACATGGGCAACCTCTCCTGGGGCCACTCCGTCTCCGGCGACCTCGTCAACTGGGCGGCCCTGGACACGGCGCTCGACCCGACGGCGCCGTTCGACATCAACGGCTGCTGGTCGGGCTCCTCCACCATCCTCCCCGGCGGCACCCCGGCCATTCTCTACACGGGCATTGACGCCAACAACGAGCAGGTCCAGAACGTGGCGTTCCCCAAGAACCCGGCCGACCCGCTCCTCCGCGAGTGGGTCAAGCCCAGCTACAACCCTGTGATCGCGCTCCCCGCCGACGTCCCCGGCGACAAGTTCCGGGACCCCTCGACGGCGTGGCTCGGCCGCGACGGGCTCTGGCGCATCGCGGTGTCCGCCGAGGTCAGCGGCGTCGCGTCCACGCTGGTGTACCGCAGCGCCGACTTCCGGCGCTGGGAGCAGAACGCCGCGCCGCTGCACtcgtcgcgcgccgccggcaTGGTGGAGTGCCCGGACCTGTTCCCGGTGAAGCAGCACGGCAAGGACGGGCTCGACACGTCGGCGAACGGCCCCGGGGTGAGCCACGTGCTCAAGCTCAGCGTGATGGACACTCTCCAGGACTACTACATGGTCGGCCGGTACGACGACGCGGCGGACACGTTCGCGCCGGCGGAGCCCGAGCGCGGCGACGACGTCCGGAACTGGCGGCGGTTCGACTACGGGCACGTGTACGCGTCCAAGTCCTTCTTCGACGCGCGCAAGAATCGCCGCGTCCTGTGGTCGTGGGCCAACGAGTCCGACAGCCAGGCCGACGACGTCGCCAGGGGCTGGTCCGGCGTTCAG ACGGTGCCGAGGAAGGTGTGGCTGGACAAGGACGGGAAGCAGCTGCGGCAGTGGCCCATCGAGGAGATCGAGACGCTGAGGAGGAAGCGCGTCGGCCTACGCCGTGACAGTGACACGGTGCTGAACGCCGGAGCCATGAACGAGATCGTCGGCGTCGCCGGGTCGCAGGCGGACGTGGAGGTCGCGTTCAAGATCCCGAGGCTGGAGGCGGCCGAGTCACTCGACCCCAACTGGCTGCTGGACCCGCAGAAGCTGTGCGGGGAGAAGGGCGCCTCCGTGCCCAGCGGTGTCGGCCCGTTCGGACTCATCGTGATGGCCTCCGGCGACCTGCCGGAGCACACCGCCGTGTTCTTCCGGGTGTTCAGGCACCATGGTGACTACAAGCTCCTCATGTGCACCGACCTGACAAAGTCATCTACTCGAGCTGGGGTGTACAAGCCGCCCTATGGAGGATTCGTGGACATCGACATCAAGGAGCACAAGACCATCAAGCTAAGAACCCTG ATTGACCATTCGGTGGTGGAGAGCTACGGCGCCGAGGGGAGGGCCTGCATCACGGCTCGGGTGTACCCCGAGCACGCGCAGACGAGCAACAGCCACATGTTCGTGTTCAACAACGGGACGGGCACGGTGAAGGTGACCAAGCTGGAGGCGTGGGAGCTCGCGACGGCCACCGTGAACGTTGGAGACGAAGGCTTCATTGTGTCTGAATCCAAAGACGAAACTGAATCATATTAG